One stretch of Bactrocera tryoni isolate S06 unplaced genomic scaffold, CSIRO_BtryS06_freeze2 scaffold_7, whole genome shotgun sequence DNA includes these proteins:
- the LOC120781513 gene encoding uncharacterized protein LOC120781513, producing MAEEKKWTHERKKLLITTRLRHEAEFSGKKRKRNTIWESILREMRDVESSFPFSRDEITRCFLNIMGTYKRIKKRNSTSGEAASNWEYFSEIDEVFGSLSSIEVPLEMTEYSIISLESPSTAATIDGMDVTPTTSVKRKRKDVIEFLEKESEKENEAINKLIKIESERLEVEKEKLKELKQLRALFENPG from the coding sequence taataacaacaaGGCTTCGCCATGAAGCAGAATTTTCcggcaaaaaaagaaagagaaatacAATTTGGGAATCGATTTTAAGGGAAATGAGGGACGTTGAGAGCTCGTTTCCATTTTCAAGAGATGAAATAACGAGGTGTTTTCTCAACATAATGGGGACTTATAAGCGTATAAAGAAAAGAAACAGTACTTCTGGCGAAGCAGCATCAAATTGGGAATATTTTAGTGAAATCGATGAAGTGTTTGGGAGTCTTTCTAGTATTGAAGTGCCATTAGAAATGACCGAGTATTCTATAATTTCATTGGAAAGTCCTTCCACCGCAGCAACAATTGACGGAATGGATGTAACACCTACAACATCAGttaaaagaaagagaaaagaCGTAATCGAATTCTTAGAGAAAGAATCCGAAAAGGAAAACGAAGCTATAAATAAGCttataaaaatagaaagtgaaagacttgaagttgaaaaagaaaaacttaaagaaTTAAAGCAACTACGGGCTTTATTTGAAAACCCAGGatag